The Sphaerochaeta sp. nucleotide sequence GAAGTAGTTAAGAATCTCCACCGCATTCCTTGTCAGGCACTGTGCAAACTTGCGGATTTCCATGACCGCCGAGTTGGCGAATCTGATGGCCAGCCGCTCAAAGTCAGACACCATGTCCTCGTCATAGGCCTTGTGGGTCTCATAGAAATCCTGCAGCTCAAGACGGCAGCTGTAGGCCTGGACCGTATCCAGATATTCGACCTGGAGCAGTTGGCCGAGCCGCTCCCGCTGCCTGTCGGTGAGGTTGTCGGGGTTCTTCAGCCAGATGTACCGCGTCTTTTTCAGGTCCTTTGTCTTTGCGGCGTTCTTGCTGCGCATTTCCCGTTTCCTGGTATTGTCCACCGCATCCGAACAATTCTTGACCACATGGAACTTGTCCACGGTGACGACGGTCTCGGGAAAGCTCTCCCCCAGGGCGCTGCGGTAGCCGTGGATCATGTCGCTGGTGGCAACCTTCACCTGCCCGGGTTTTCCGTCCTTCTCCTTGAAACGCTCAAGAAAACGTTTCACGGCATCCTTGTCTTTTCCTTCCGTCACAAAGAGTACCCTCGCTTTCCCCGCCTGCCTGCACCTTCCGGCCTCATCGGTGGCGACATCGGGATGGGAAAGAAAGACCGTTATGTAGTTGTGGCCCTTGTGGCTGTACTCATCCACCCCTATCGCACTGACATCCGAGAAGTCCTGGTCCTTGAGGGCCTCCTCCACATGGTAGTCGATCAGGCGCCACAGCTTGGTGTCGTGCTCCCCGATCTCCCGGGCAACCGTCCTGACCGGCATGTGCTTCACCAGGGTGAGTATCACCCCCTCCATCATCAAGGTGAAGCCGCTGCCGCTTCTTGCCCAGGGCACCGAAACGGTCCTCACCTTGCCGTCGGGCGTGATGATTCTGGGGACTTTTGCGGTGATGTAGCAACGGTACTGGAAGAAATTGAGATGCCTCCAGGTTCTTTCTCGGGTATCGTGGACCTTGCAGCTCTGGTCGAATCCTGGATACTGGAAACTCGACCCTTCCTTAAAATCGATCCGTATGTGGAGTTCCAACAGCGTTGGCTGCTTCTCGGACGGAACCATCTCCAGTGAAGTGATGCGCCAAGGTTCCTCAAGGCCCAATCCGAGGCTGAAAAGTTTCTGAATATGCGGGTCGAT carries:
- a CDS encoding ISL3 family transposase, with the protein product MIDPHIQKLFSLGLGLEEPWRITSLEMVPSEKQPTLLELHIRIDFKEGSSFQYPGFDQSCKVHDTRERTWRHLNFFQYRCYITAKVPRIITPDGKVRTVSVPWARSGSGFTLMMEGVILTLVKHMPVRTVAREIGEHDTKLWRLIDYHVEEALKDQDFSDVSAIGVDEYSHKGHNYITVFLSHPDVATDEAGRCRQAGKARVLFVTEGKDKDAVKRFLERFKEKDGKPGQVKVATSDMIHGYRSALGESFPETVVTVDKFHVVKNCSDAVDNTRKREMRSKNAAKTKDLKKTRYIWLKNPDNLTDRQRERLGQLLQVEYLDTVQAYSCRLELQDFYETHKAYDEDMVSDFERLAIRFANSAVMEIRKFAQCLTRNAVEILNYFQTLRTNAILEGFNSKISIIKSRARGFRNMRNFMNMIYFVCGELSLPLQPIM